The following are from one region of the Magnetococcales bacterium genome:
- a CDS encoding M48 family metalloprotease translates to MEKNDTENHFIHPITRREALNLAGIAASGVLSSTVLGGCAKSAVTGKPVLAAMTEKEEREWDEEYGPSNISVCLGPIQDEKIVKYVASVGRDIAAASHRPNLEYTFIPTNAVFYNAFAFPGGTVSVTRGMLNAFDNESQLAAVLGHEIGHICARHMSQRVAHEELSDFLFKALIYYITKDKSSQEVSKIKFFAELGHLAMVKKFSRDNEREADALAIDYMSKAGYNPIGAVELQEILLRNRKEDPTLLDFFFGTHPLDEERIQNARRKIALIPSFKYPDNIGKERFMDEMASLRKNKEAITLMKEATEKMGKGLLGAADERLKAANKLMPDDYACLLLSAKCNLAVDLTKDAFELAKRAHEIIPAEPQAHFVMGMAALSLNKFEEALDGFGNYIKYIPRTTEMIFYQGYAMEGMNRKLEASDYYQSYLRKIKRPTKNGIYAFQKLEQWGFLPKRNRNPQTNIILFPK, encoded by the coding sequence AAAGAATGACACGGAAAATCATTTTATTCATCCAATAACCAGGCGCGAAGCTCTAAATCTTGCCGGCATTGCCGCGTCTGGAGTCCTCTCCTCCACCGTTCTTGGCGGCTGCGCTAAAAGCGCGGTGACCGGCAAACCCGTTCTGGCCGCGATGACCGAAAAGGAAGAGCGGGAATGGGACGAAGAGTACGGTCCTTCAAACATTTCGGTTTGTCTCGGCCCCATTCAGGACGAGAAGATAGTCAAGTATGTTGCATCCGTGGGACGCGATATAGCGGCTGCCTCGCACCGCCCAAACCTCGAATATACGTTTATCCCAACAAACGCCGTTTTTTATAACGCCTTTGCCTTTCCCGGCGGAACTGTATCAGTCACAAGAGGAATGTTAAACGCATTTGACAACGAATCGCAGTTGGCTGCCGTACTGGGACATGAAATAGGACATATATGCGCAAGACATATGTCACAGAGAGTTGCACATGAAGAACTAAGTGATTTTCTATTCAAAGCATTAATATATTACATAACAAAAGATAAATCTTCTCAAGAAGTTTCTAAAATTAAGTTTTTTGCGGAATTAGGCCACTTGGCAATGGTGAAAAAATTCAGTCGCGACAACGAGCGCGAAGCCGATGCCCTGGCCATCGATTACATGAGTAAAGCAGGTTACAACCCTATTGGTGCCGTAGAATTACAGGAAATATTACTCAGAAACCGCAAAGAGGATCCGACCCTTCTGGACTTTTTCTTTGGCACACACCCACTCGATGAAGAGCGCATCCAAAACGCCCGGCGCAAGATAGCGCTCATTCCCTCTTTCAAATATCCAGACAATATAGGTAAAGAACGTTTTATGGATGAAATGGCTTCTCTGCGAAAAAACAAAGAGGCTATTACTTTGATGAAAGAAGCTACAGAGAAAATGGGCAAAGGTCTATTGGGCGCTGCTGATGAAAGACTTAAAGCAGCAAATAAACTTATGCCCGACGATTATGCATGTCTCCTATTGAGCGCAAAGTGCAATCTTGCCGTTGACTTGACAAAAGATGCCTTTGAACTCGCAAAAAGAGCCCACGAAATCATTCCGGCCGAACCACAAGCGCATTTTGTCATGGGAATGGCTGCCCTGAGCCTGAATAAATTCGAGGAAGCACTCGATGGGTTTGGGAACTATATAAAGTATATTCCAAGAACTACAGAAATGATTTTTTATCAGGGATACGCCATGGAAGGCATGAATAGAAAATTGGAAGCATCTGATTATTATCAATCGTACTTGAGAAAAATAAAACGACCGACAAAGAATGGTATATATGCTTTCCAGAAACTTGAACAATGGGGATTTCTACCAAAAAGAAATCGCAATCCTCAAACAAATATTATTTTATTCCCCAAATAA
- a CDS encoding carotenoid 1,2-hydratase, protein MASGGIRLNRRRVLQSLLLAGVGGCEVRQPEEGAASQFPSVAELLQSDAEGFERIDAVPDLVFPRDHGPHPSTRHEWWYLTATLKSAQGRIFGVQWSQFRLGLAPGTGQRFSPWASRQAWMCHVAMGEEGAGWFQAEQRLAREALGIAGGQADPLRVWMDDWQLGRTGGSDREPEMALSFRTRTMGASLQWVPLKPLVLQGEGGYSRKGDDPGNASCYYSLPRLQVSGTVIRGDESVAVQGLGWFDREWGSGALERGSGGWDWFALHLEDGRELMYYRLRRENGSISPWSAGVLIDQEGGVRSLSSDRVSLTPGLTWSSPESGRHYPVEWRFLCEDPPLDLLLKARFPNQELLFKPTTYWEGMVTAQSRGGEEPLYGEGFLELVGYRPT, encoded by the coding sequence ATGGCTTCCGGCGGGATTCGGCTGAACCGGCGCAGAGTGTTGCAAAGCCTGCTGTTGGCAGGGGTGGGAGGGTGTGAGGTTCGGCAACCGGAAGAGGGGGCGGCTTCGCAGTTTCCCTCCGTTGCCGAACTGCTGCAATCCGACGCGGAGGGCTTTGAGCGCATCGATGCGGTTCCCGACCTGGTGTTTCCACGGGATCACGGACCGCACCCCAGCACCCGCCACGAATGGTGGTACCTGACAGCCACGCTGAAATCGGCGCAAGGGCGCATCTTTGGTGTGCAATGGAGCCAATTCCGCCTGGGATTGGCGCCGGGTACGGGGCAACGGTTCTCCCCCTGGGCTTCCCGACAGGCCTGGATGTGTCATGTGGCCATGGGTGAGGAGGGCGCGGGGTGGTTTCAGGCGGAACAGCGCCTGGCGCGGGAGGCGCTGGGCATCGCGGGTGGCCAGGCCGACCCACTCAGGGTTTGGATGGATGACTGGCAACTCGGTCGCACCGGGGGCAGCGACCGGGAGCCGGAGATGGCGCTGAGCTTCCGGACCCGGACCATGGGGGCTTCCCTGCAATGGGTTCCCTTGAAGCCTCTCGTTCTGCAGGGGGAGGGTGGGTACAGCCGCAAGGGGGATGATCCCGGCAACGCCAGTTGCTACTACTCGTTGCCCCGTTTGCAGGTGAGCGGAACCGTGATTCGGGGAGATGAAAGCGTTGCGGTCCAGGGTTTGGGTTGGTTTGATCGGGAATGGGGCAGCGGCGCTCTGGAGAGGGGCAGTGGCGGATGGGATTGGTTCGCCCTTCACCTGGAGGATGGACGTGAACTCATGTATTACCGCCTGCGTCGGGAGAACGGCTCCATCTCCCCCTGGAGTGCAGGGGTATTGATTGATCAGGAAGGCGGGGTGCGCTCCCTCTCCTCCGACAGGGTTAGTCTGACCCCCGGCCTAACCTGGAGCAGCCCCGAATCCGGGCGTCACTACCCGGTGGAATGGCGCTTCCTCTGTGAGGATCCACCGCTGGATCTGCTCCTGAAGGCCCGTTTTCCCAATCAGGAGCTGTTGTTCAAGCCCACCACATACTGGGAAGGCATGGTCACGGCGCAAAGTCGTGGGGGTGAGGAACCCCTTTACGGCGAGGGGTTCCTGGAGTTGGTCGGCTATCGACCGACGTGA
- a CDS encoding ABC transporter permease, whose protein sequence is MKAMALWVWRGVWGHGWQSLLSLMGVAVGVMGIVAVELASRGAMSAFETASAALSGGVSQQVVGVGRGVEEGLYRAIRLHLEGGRAAPVVEGWLRDEAGREWRILGVDPLSEGPFRGEGWAIEAGRAWWQEENAVWITPETARRRNVAIGGELALDTPEGRKTLRIAGRVIPGRAIEREGLAGVLLMDIGLAQALLVMPGYLSRIDLAPPPEVEEGTWLEAVRRSLPEGVQLLAPEARNRMREAMTRSFRLNLSALGVLSLGVGCFLIFNASYFSVVRRREELGLLRALGVRRRQVMGALLAEGFLIGAGGGVIGVTAGLLLSPFLLERISRTVNDLYYPLQVWSVGQDLRVVVAGLLLGIGVTLLATLPAAWQAGTVSPRAVMQRSLLEVGLHRQLNRFLGAGLILGGGGLWLAWQPWSGLAGGFAGLFLLLSGGALLTVPGCVFLAHLLAAAGRRFGWWRMAMAAGAVARSPSRTGVAAAALAVACAAALGMGLMIHGFRTSVSDWLAQTLTSDLYVRASGSGPGSDQAILSEALGPLIAALPGVDSVGYGRRLKLEGGDALTELFVLDIPPHRFRGFRFLEGGDPADLWKRFQEGQEVLLSEPMAFHRGLKVGDTIRLPTLRGGHDFRVAGIHVDYGSDAGVVTMSRATYLAHWADRGVTTLGVEITREASIEEMMLRVEQAAAPVQRVSVRSAREWREASLAVFDRTFAVTALLRGLAVGVAMLGAVAAFGALLVERRREMALLRALGMTGGEVGALVRLEALVTGLSAGLAAMPLGWGVALLLLEVINKRSFGWSVSAHADEWFTVQALLLTLPAAWFSAVLAGRGLNRQPAAILASEG, encoded by the coding sequence ATGAAGGCCATGGCGCTCTGGGTCTGGCGGGGTGTGTGGGGGCACGGCTGGCAGAGTCTTCTCTCCCTGATGGGTGTGGCGGTGGGGGTGATGGGCATCGTCGCGGTCGAACTGGCGTCGCGGGGGGCCATGAGCGCCTTCGAGACGGCCAGCGCCGCCTTGTCGGGCGGGGTTTCCCAACAGGTGGTGGGGGTGGGGCGCGGTGTGGAGGAGGGGCTTTACCGCGCCATTCGACTCCATCTGGAAGGCGGTCGGGCGGCCCCCGTGGTGGAGGGGTGGTTGCGCGACGAGGCGGGACGGGAGTGGCGTATTCTGGGGGTGGATCCCCTGTCGGAAGGCCCCTTCCGGGGTGAGGGCTGGGCTATCGAGGCCGGACGCGCCTGGTGGCAGGAGGAAAATGCCGTCTGGATCACCCCGGAGACGGCCAGGCGGCGAAACGTGGCCATCGGCGGCGAACTGGCATTGGATACCCCCGAGGGACGCAAGACCCTCCGCATCGCAGGCCGGGTGATCCCCGGTCGGGCCATCGAGCGCGAGGGGTTGGCCGGTGTGCTGTTGATGGATATCGGCCTGGCCCAGGCGTTGTTGGTGATGCCGGGTTATCTGAGCCGCATCGATCTGGCGCCTCCGCCGGAGGTCGAGGAGGGGACCTGGCTGGAAGCCGTGCGCCGCTCTCTTCCCGAAGGGGTGCAACTCCTGGCTCCGGAAGCGCGCAACCGCATGCGAGAGGCCATGACCCGCTCCTTCCGCCTCAATCTGTCGGCACTGGGGGTGTTGTCGCTTGGCGTGGGCTGTTTTCTCATCTTCAACGCCTCCTATTTTTCCGTGGTGCGGCGTCGCGAGGAGTTGGGCCTGCTGCGCGCCCTGGGGGTGCGTCGTCGCCAGGTGATGGGGGCGCTGCTCGCCGAAGGCTTTCTCATCGGCGCGGGGGGTGGCGTGATCGGGGTGACGGCGGGCCTGCTGCTGTCGCCTTTTCTGCTGGAACGGATCAGTCGCACCGTCAACGATCTCTATTATCCGCTGCAGGTCTGGTCGGTGGGCCAGGATCTCCGGGTGGTGGTTGCCGGGTTGCTGCTGGGCATCGGGGTAACCCTGCTCGCCACCCTGCCGGCAGCCTGGCAGGCCGGTACGGTCTCACCACGCGCCGTGATGCAACGCTCCCTTCTGGAAGTGGGGCTGCACCGGCAACTCAATCGTTTTCTCGGCGCGGGCCTGATTCTGGGGGGCGGAGGCCTTTGGCTGGCCTGGCAACCCTGGTCCGGATTGGCCGGAGGCTTTGCCGGACTGTTTCTGCTGTTGAGTGGCGGAGCCTTGTTGACCGTGCCGGGGTGCGTCTTTTTGGCGCACCTGCTGGCTGCCGCCGGGCGTCGTTTCGGCTGGTGGCGGATGGCCATGGCCGCCGGGGCGGTGGCCCGATCCCCCAGCCGTACCGGGGTGGCTGCCGCCGCCCTGGCCGTGGCCTGTGCCGCCGCCCTGGGCATGGGGTTGATGATCCATGGATTCCGCACCTCCGTCTCCGACTGGCTGGCGCAAACCCTGACCTCCGATCTCTACGTGCGGGCCTCCGGCTCCGGTCCCGGCAGCGACCAGGCGATTCTCTCCGAGGCGTTGGGTCCGCTCATCGCCGCCTTGCCGGGGGTCGATTCCGTCGGTTATGGCCGACGCCTCAAGCTGGAAGGTGGCGATGCCCTGACCGAGTTGTTCGTTCTCGACATTCCGCCGCATCGCTTTCGTGGCTTTCGCTTTCTGGAAGGGGGAGACCCCGCTGATCTGTGGAAACGCTTTCAAGAGGGGCAGGAGGTGCTGCTTTCCGAGCCGATGGCCTTTCATCGCGGTTTGAAGGTGGGGGATACCATCCGCTTGCCCACTCTGCGGGGTGGTCACGACTTTCGAGTGGCGGGCATTCATGTCGATTACGGCTCCGACGCCGGGGTGGTGACCATGAGCCGGGCCACCTATTTGGCCCATTGGGCGGACCGTGGCGTGACCACGCTGGGGGTGGAGATCACCCGGGAAGCCTCCATCGAAGAGATGATGCTTCGGGTGGAGCAGGCCGCCGCCCCCGTGCAGCGGGTGAGCGTGCGTTCGGCGCGGGAATGGCGGGAGGCGTCCCTGGCGGTTTTCGATCGCACTTTTGCCGTGACGGCGCTGCTGCGAGGTTTGGCGGTGGGGGTGGCGATGTTGGGTGCGGTGGCTGCCTTCGGGGCGTTGCTGGTGGAGCGCCGGCGGGAGATGGCCCTGTTGCGGGCCCTGGGTATGACCGGCGGCGAGGTGGGCGCCCTGGTGCGATTGGAGGCCTTGGTGACCGGATTGTCCGCCGGTTTGGCAGCCATGCCGCTGGGATGGGGGGTGGCGCTGTTGCTGCTGGAGGTGATCAATAAACGTTCCTTCGGCTGGAGTGTCAGCGCCCATGCGGATGAGTGGTTTACCGTGCAGGCATTGTTGCTGACCCTGCCTGCGGCGTGGTTTTCCGCGGTGCTGGCCGGGAGGGGATTGAACCGGCAGCCCGCCGCCATCCTGGCCTCGGAGGGATAA